Proteins from a genomic interval of Kribbella aluminosa:
- a CDS encoding alpha-L-fucosidase, whose product MSWLTEARFGLFVHWGIYASAARHEWVKSYEQLTDAQYQPYFDHFEPDRYDPEQWAEDAWNAGMRYLVITTKHHDGFCLWDSELTDYSAPHTPWGKDLLAPMVSAFRERGFRIGLYHSLLDWHHPEFPVDLYHPQRKDVARELEAGIDRTAGRDVSKYADYLHGQVRELLTGFGTIDVMWFDFSYADRGFNAKGPDEWRSAELLAMVQELQPEILVNNRLGLGSGDFTTPEQVQPPGNEVAAGNGTQVPWEACQTLNGSWGYHRDNHDWKSPALLIRMLVDSVSKGGNMLLNVGPDGRGAWEPRALEALAGVGSWMRLHERSIRGCGPSAYLPPADCRYTQNGRRLYLHVFAWPMGHLHLPGLGDRVEYAQFLHDASEVKRMTVDPAAPAHTYLTGLPENTLTLKLPNRAPEVASCVIELFLRD is encoded by the coding sequence ATGAGCTGGCTGACCGAGGCCCGGTTCGGGCTGTTCGTGCACTGGGGAATCTACGCGTCCGCGGCGCGGCACGAGTGGGTGAAGTCGTACGAACAGCTCACCGACGCGCAGTACCAGCCGTACTTCGACCACTTCGAACCGGATCGGTACGACCCGGAGCAATGGGCCGAGGACGCCTGGAACGCGGGGATGCGGTACCTGGTGATCACCACCAAGCACCACGACGGGTTCTGCCTGTGGGACTCCGAGCTCACCGACTACTCGGCGCCGCACACCCCGTGGGGCAAGGACCTGCTGGCGCCGATGGTGTCGGCGTTCCGCGAGCGCGGGTTCAGGATCGGGCTGTACCACTCGCTGCTCGACTGGCACCACCCGGAGTTCCCGGTGGACCTGTATCACCCGCAGCGGAAGGACGTCGCCAGAGAACTGGAAGCCGGCATCGACCGTACGGCGGGTCGCGACGTGTCGAAGTACGCGGACTATCTGCACGGTCAGGTGCGGGAGCTGCTGACGGGGTTCGGGACGATCGACGTGATGTGGTTCGACTTCTCGTACGCCGATCGTGGGTTCAACGCGAAGGGGCCGGACGAGTGGCGGTCCGCGGAGCTGCTGGCGATGGTGCAGGAGTTGCAGCCCGAGATCCTTGTCAACAATCGACTGGGGCTCGGTTCGGGTGACTTCACCACACCGGAGCAGGTGCAGCCGCCGGGGAACGAGGTTGCTGCCGGCAACGGTACGCAGGTGCCGTGGGAGGCCTGCCAGACCTTGAACGGCAGCTGGGGCTATCACCGCGACAACCACGACTGGAAGTCGCCGGCGCTACTGATCCGGATGCTGGTCGACTCGGTCTCGAAGGGCGGCAACATGCTGCTCAACGTCGGTCCCGACGGTCGGGGCGCCTGGGAACCCCGGGCGCTCGAGGCACTGGCCGGGGTCGGCTCGTGGATGCGGCTGCACGAGCGGTCGATCCGGGGGTGCGGGCCGAGCGCGTACCTGCCGCCGGCCGACTGCCGGTACACGCAGAACGGGCGGCGGCTGTATCTGCACGTGTTCGCCTGGCCGATGGGGCATCTGCATCTGCCCGGGCTGGGCGACCGGGTGGAGTACGCGCAGTTCCTGCACGACGCGTCGGAGGTGAAGCGGATGACCGTCGACCCGGCGGCGCCCGCTCACACGTATCTGACCGGGCTGCCGGAGAACACGTTGACGCTCAAGCTGCCGAACCGTGCGCCCGAGGTCGCCAGCTGCGTGATCGAACTCTTCCTGCGCGACTGA
- a CDS encoding hydroxyacid dehydrogenase, which yields MPKPETDPVRRPRLRTLVAMPAETWSEVFTPAARARLEAVTDLLGLQPAAAPAAGALAGATANGTVVGRATASGVVGGAVVGGAAARGVVGWGVGSVPRLEGSFAGVAGELAVAEVLLTGWSCPRITAEVLDAAPKLRAIVHAAGTVKTFVDPVVFERGIEVSSAAAANAIPVAEFTVAAIVLAAKRAFRQRDWFRTSGTKRPLPGAPILGTLGTTVGVLGASRIGRQVIERLRRLDVDVLVSDPYLSRSEAAALGARWCELPELFAASEIVTVHAPLLPETRGLVTAELLAAMPDGGVLINTARGPVVDHLALERECVAGRLDAILDVTDPEPLPPDSPMLRLPNVFITPHLAGAMGNESTRLGDAAVDEIERLAAGRPLAHGIHREDLGRIA from the coding sequence GTGCCGAAACCTGAAACCGACCCGGTCCGCCGGCCGCGGTTGCGTACGCTCGTCGCGATGCCCGCCGAGACCTGGTCGGAGGTCTTCACCCCGGCAGCACGCGCCCGCCTGGAAGCCGTCACGGACCTGCTCGGCCTGCAACCGGCCGCTGCGCCCGCGGCCGGCGCGCTGGCCGGCGCGACCGCGAACGGCACCGTGGTGGGCCGCGCGACCGCGAGCGGCGTTGTGGGCGGCGCCGTGGTGGGCGGCGCGGCCGCGCGCGGGGTGGTGGGGTGGGGGGTGGGGAGTGTTCCGCGGTTGGAGGGGTCGTTTGCGGGTGTTGCCGGGGAGTTGGCCGTGGCCGAGGTGCTGCTGACCGGATGGAGCTGTCCGCGGATCACCGCCGAGGTGCTGGACGCGGCACCGAAGCTGCGGGCGATCGTGCACGCCGCCGGGACGGTCAAGACGTTCGTGGATCCGGTCGTGTTCGAGCGTGGGATCGAGGTGTCGTCGGCGGCCGCGGCGAACGCGATCCCGGTGGCGGAGTTCACGGTCGCGGCGATCGTGCTGGCGGCGAAACGCGCGTTCCGGCAGCGGGACTGGTTCCGGACGTCGGGCACCAAGCGGCCGTTGCCCGGGGCACCGATCCTCGGCACGCTCGGGACGACGGTCGGCGTACTCGGGGCGTCGCGGATCGGGCGGCAGGTGATCGAGCGGCTCCGGCGCCTCGATGTCGACGTACTGGTGAGTGATCCGTACTTGAGCCGGTCGGAGGCGGCGGCCCTCGGAGCGCGGTGGTGTGAGCTGCCGGAGCTCTTCGCGGCCAGCGAGATCGTCACCGTACATGCGCCGTTGCTGCCGGAGACGCGCGGGCTGGTCACCGCGGAGCTGCTGGCCGCAATGCCGGACGGCGGGGTGCTGATCAACACGGCGCGCGGCCCGGTGGTCGATCATCTGGCGCTGGAGCGGGAGTGTGTCGCCGGGCGTCTGGACGCGATCCTCGACGTGACAGATCCTGAGCCGCTTCCGCCGGATTCGCCGATGCTGCGCCTGCCCAACGTCTTCATCACCCCGCACCTGGCCGGTGCCATGGGCAACGAGTCGACGAGACTCGGCGACGCGGCCGTGGACGAGATCGAGCGCCTGGCTGCAGGCAGGCCGCTCGCGCACGGCATCCACCGCGAAGACCTTGGGCGGATCGCATGA
- a CDS encoding carbohydrate ABC transporter permease: MSTSSQRVANRPLNRPPWMEAPSRAGLAVKTVVIAIVCLLVLYPFLNIVATSLAGESEITRRGGIIPLFPSEPTLAAYRTIFAGGVVSHALLVSAAVTVIGTALNMVVTIALAYGLSRPIVGGRFVLTSVLFTMLFGAGIIPNFLLVKALGMYDSYTSLIVPGLVSAFNFLVLRNFFQSIPAELLDSARIDGAGDLAILIRIVLPLSKAVLAVVALFYAVGHWNAFFNALLYLSDTGKWPLPLVLRLYVLQGQPVGGGTESPGEAVASIQAVQMAVVVVALIPILCVYPFLQRYFTKGVLTGAIKG; the protein is encoded by the coding sequence ATGAGTACGTCGTCGCAGCGGGTCGCGAACCGGCCCCTGAACCGGCCACCCTGGATGGAGGCGCCGAGCAGAGCCGGGCTGGCCGTCAAGACCGTCGTGATCGCGATCGTCTGCCTGCTGGTGCTGTATCCGTTCCTGAACATCGTCGCGACCAGTCTGGCCGGCGAGTCCGAGATCACCCGGCGCGGCGGGATCATCCCGCTGTTCCCGAGCGAGCCAACCCTGGCGGCGTACCGGACGATCTTCGCCGGCGGCGTGGTGAGTCACGCGCTGCTGGTCAGCGCGGCGGTCACGGTCATCGGTACGGCGCTGAACATGGTCGTCACGATCGCGCTCGCGTACGGGCTCAGCCGGCCGATCGTCGGCGGGCGGTTCGTGTTGACATCAGTATTGTTCACAATGCTGTTCGGGGCCGGCATCATCCCGAACTTCCTGCTGGTCAAGGCGCTCGGGATGTACGACTCGTACACGTCGCTGATCGTCCCGGGCCTGGTCAGTGCCTTCAACTTCCTGGTACTGCGCAACTTCTTCCAGAGCATCCCGGCCGAACTGCTGGACAGCGCCCGGATCGACGGCGCCGGCGACCTCGCGATCCTGATCCGGATCGTGCTGCCGCTGTCGAAGGCGGTGCTCGCCGTCGTCGCGCTGTTCTACGCCGTCGGCCACTGGAACGCGTTCTTCAACGCGCTGCTGTACCTCAGCGACACCGGCAAGTGGCCGCTGCCGCTCGTCCTGCGCCTCTACGTCCTGCAGGGGCAGCCGGTCGGCGGCGGCACCGAGTCCCCCGGCGAGGCGGTCGCCTCGATCCAGGCCGTGCAGATGGCGGTCGTCGTCGTGGCGCTCATCCCGATCCTCTGCGTCTACCCGTTCCTGCAGCGCTACTTCACCAAGGGCGTACTCACCGGCGCCATCAAAGGTTAG
- a CDS encoding ABC transporter permease has product MHRLSRSSRRPAAVRQSGLGLRARLRRDRVMLLLVLPGFLFFGVFHYVPLLGNVIVFQDYQPYLGFKESPWVGFGNFAVFAEPAFYGALLNTLKFAVLQLVLFFPAPIGLALLLNSIVSPKIKRFVQSVVYLPHFIGWVILISISQQLIGGTGLLPQLLGDIGLPRVDLMTSPGFFPWLVTLQLIWKDAGWGTIIYLAALLNIDTEHYEAAAIDGADRWRRLWHVTVPGIVPVTLLLLILNLGSILSVGFEQILLQRDAVGADAAEVLDTYVYFHGVLDGQWGPAAAVGLVKGVIGLVLILGANKIAHRFGHEGIYSK; this is encoded by the coding sequence ATGCACCGCCTCAGCCGTTCGTCGCGCCGGCCTGCGGCGGTCCGGCAGTCCGGCCTCGGCCTGCGCGCCCGGCTGCGCCGGGACCGGGTGATGCTGCTGCTCGTGCTGCCCGGATTCCTGTTCTTCGGGGTGTTCCACTACGTGCCGCTGCTGGGCAACGTGATCGTCTTCCAGGACTACCAGCCGTACCTCGGGTTCAAGGAGAGCCCGTGGGTCGGCTTCGGCAACTTCGCGGTGTTCGCCGAGCCCGCGTTCTACGGCGCACTGCTGAACACGCTGAAGTTCGCCGTACTCCAGCTGGTCCTGTTCTTCCCCGCGCCGATCGGCCTGGCGTTGTTACTGAACAGCATCGTCAGCCCCAAGATCAAGCGGTTCGTGCAGAGCGTCGTGTACCTGCCGCACTTCATCGGCTGGGTGATCCTGATCTCGATCAGCCAGCAGCTGATCGGCGGTACCGGTCTGCTCCCGCAACTGCTCGGTGACATCGGTCTGCCGCGCGTCGATCTGATGACCAGCCCCGGGTTCTTCCCCTGGCTGGTGACGCTGCAGCTGATCTGGAAGGACGCCGGCTGGGGCACGATCATCTACCTCGCCGCGCTCCTGAACATCGACACCGAGCATTACGAGGCGGCCGCGATCGACGGCGCCGACCGGTGGCGGCGGCTGTGGCACGTGACGGTGCCGGGCATCGTGCCGGTGACGTTGCTGCTGCTGATCCTCAACCTGGGCAGCATTCTCTCGGTCGGCTTCGAGCAGATCCTGCTGCAGCGCGACGCGGTCGGCGCGGACGCGGCCGAAGTACTCGACACCTACGTGTACTTCCACGGCGTGCTCGACGGCCAGTGGGGTCCGGCCGCCGCGGTCGGCCTGGTCAAGGGCGTGATCGGCCTGGTCCTGATCCTCGGCGCGAACAAGATCGCGCACCGGTTCGGCCACGAAGGGATCTACAGCAAATGA
- a CDS encoding extracellular solute-binding protein, giving the protein MTTSLSRRNFLRSAVGVAVMSATGVPTLVACSNGSTTAGTARASTVTLPSYVPFAGPKPDLAGTADGVPPGYRTYPKELVTTVKSPPLRGGKVSVMTDIFDPLPPSKDKNAAWQAVEKQLGGTLDLTIVPDSDWATKFQTVLAANQLPDLFLMSDSTLVNNLPAFLSAKCTDLTPYLSGDKVKDYPNLANVPQVVWQACVVQDKIYGLPIPRSITGGAGFYNKRLLDAAGIEYPAGAEDFLAACKELTKPQQGQWAIVNSKGNTFFTFVQQMFGVPYSWKEDGGKLVKSFETPEYKAALEFAVQLVKAGVTVPGSDGADGTARKNSFRSGKGAFVYDGFPAYTDYSRAMKRLDPENDPRAFVPMAPKGGKANTWADNVLFAYTLIKKSDDARAKELLAVANFFAAPFGSTENLLLTYGVEGVDFTRDANGNPKQTSKGEAELTVPWKYIAAPPQVLFNATDPTYVDNAHADLTKLLGMVVKDPTTSMISPTNDKLGGDIGHAFSDVRNDVIAGRKPISAFDAALAKWKKDGGDKIRGEYETALSGGASPR; this is encoded by the coding sequence GTGACCACCTCATTGAGCCGCCGCAACTTCCTGCGGAGCGCGGTCGGTGTCGCCGTGATGAGCGCCACCGGCGTCCCGACGCTGGTGGCCTGCAGCAACGGAAGTACGACGGCCGGCACCGCGCGCGCGTCCACGGTCACGCTGCCGTCGTACGTGCCGTTCGCCGGCCCGAAGCCGGATCTCGCCGGCACCGCGGACGGCGTACCGCCGGGCTACCGGACGTACCCGAAGGAGCTCGTCACCACGGTGAAGTCGCCGCCGCTGCGCGGCGGCAAGGTCAGCGTGATGACCGACATCTTCGACCCGCTGCCCCCGTCCAAGGACAAGAACGCGGCCTGGCAGGCGGTCGAGAAGCAGCTCGGCGGGACGCTGGACCTGACGATCGTCCCGGACAGCGACTGGGCGACCAAGTTCCAGACGGTCCTGGCCGCGAACCAGCTGCCGGACCTGTTCCTGATGTCGGATTCGACTCTTGTCAACAATCTACCGGCCTTCCTGTCGGCGAAGTGCACAGATCTGACGCCGTACCTGAGCGGCGACAAGGTGAAGGACTACCCGAACCTGGCGAACGTCCCGCAGGTGGTCTGGCAGGCCTGTGTCGTCCAGGACAAGATCTACGGGCTGCCGATCCCGCGCAGCATCACCGGTGGCGCCGGGTTCTACAACAAGCGGCTGCTGGACGCCGCGGGCATCGAGTACCCGGCCGGCGCCGAGGATTTCCTGGCCGCCTGCAAGGAGCTGACGAAGCCGCAGCAGGGCCAGTGGGCGATCGTGAACTCGAAGGGCAACACGTTCTTCACCTTCGTCCAGCAGATGTTCGGCGTGCCGTACAGCTGGAAGGAGGACGGCGGCAAGCTCGTGAAGAGCTTCGAGACTCCGGAGTACAAGGCCGCGCTGGAGTTCGCCGTCCAGCTGGTGAAGGCCGGCGTCACGGTCCCCGGCTCGGACGGCGCCGACGGCACCGCCCGGAAGAACTCGTTCAGGTCCGGCAAGGGCGCCTTCGTGTACGACGGGTTCCCGGCGTACACCGACTACAGCAGGGCGATGAAGCGGCTCGACCCGGAGAACGACCCGCGCGCGTTCGTGCCGATGGCGCCGAAGGGCGGCAAGGCGAACACCTGGGCGGACAACGTGCTGTTCGCGTACACGCTGATCAAGAAGTCCGACGACGCCCGCGCCAAGGAACTGCTCGCGGTCGCGAACTTCTTCGCCGCGCCGTTCGGCAGCACCGAGAACCTGCTGCTCACGTACGGCGTCGAGGGCGTCGACTTCACCCGGGACGCGAACGGCAACCCGAAGCAGACCAGCAAGGGCGAGGCCGAGCTGACCGTGCCGTGGAAGTACATCGCCGCTCCCCCGCAGGTGCTGTTCAACGCCACCGACCCGACCTATGTCGACAATGCGCACGCCGACCTGACCAAGCTGCTCGGGATGGTCGTGAAGGACCCGACCACGTCGATGATCTCGCCGACCAACGACAAACTCGGAGGCGACATCGGGCATGCGTTCTCCGACGTCCGCAACGACGTGATCGCCGGGCGCAAGCCGATCAGCGCGTTCGACGCGGCGCTGGCGAAGTGGAAGAAGGACGGCGGCGACAAGATCCGCGGCGAGTACGAGACGGCGCTGAGCGGCGGTGCGAGCCCTCGATGA
- a CDS encoding IS110 family transposase, whose product MFVGDDWAEAHHDVEVMDPAGRVLAKARLPEGMVGMARLHALLAEQFAAVDPDADLDEVEVVVGIETDRGPWVAALVAAGYQVFAVNPLQAKAYRKRHAVSGAKSDAGDAHVLADMVRTDSHQLRTVAGDSAGAEAIKVVTRMHKTLIWERTRTTQRLRHALREYFPAALEAFADLDAPDTLELLAKAPDPASAARLTTAQITAALKHARRRKIDGIDGRAARIRAALRAEHLGQPAVVTAAYAASTRALVAVLVVLDEQVTTLQGQVEAHFGRHPAAEIIVSQPGLGPILGARVLAEFGDDPERYASAKARKNYAATSPITISSGKKKVALARYVHNDRLIDALMTQAFSALNTSPGARAYYDKQRARGAEHNPALRQLANRLVGILHGCLKTSTPYNETTAWSQQAELLAA is encoded by the coding sequence TTGTTCGTGGGTGATGACTGGGCCGAGGCGCATCACGATGTGGAGGTGATGGACCCGGCCGGGCGGGTGCTGGCCAAGGCGCGGCTGCCCGAGGGGATGGTGGGGATGGCCCGGCTGCACGCGCTGCTGGCCGAGCAGTTCGCCGCTGTTGATCCCGATGCCGATCTGGACGAGGTCGAGGTGGTGGTCGGGATCGAGACCGATCGGGGGCCGTGGGTGGCCGCGTTGGTGGCCGCGGGCTACCAGGTGTTCGCGGTGAACCCGTTGCAGGCGAAGGCGTACCGCAAACGGCATGCGGTGTCGGGCGCCAAGAGCGACGCGGGCGACGCGCACGTGCTGGCCGACATGGTCCGCACCGATTCCCACCAGCTGCGCACGGTGGCCGGTGACAGCGCCGGGGCCGAGGCGATCAAGGTCGTCACCCGGATGCACAAGACACTGATCTGGGAACGGACCCGCACCACGCAGCGGCTGCGGCACGCGCTGCGCGAGTACTTCCCCGCCGCGCTGGAAGCCTTCGCCGACCTCGACGCGCCCGACACCCTCGAACTACTGGCCAAGGCCCCCGACCCGGCGTCTGCGGCCCGGCTGACCACCGCGCAGATCACCGCGGCGCTCAAACACGCCCGGCGCCGCAAGATCGACGGCATCGACGGCAGGGCCGCGCGGATCCGGGCCGCGCTGCGCGCCGAGCACCTCGGCCAGCCTGCCGTGGTGACTGCCGCCTACGCCGCCTCGACCCGCGCGCTGGTCGCGGTCCTGGTCGTCCTCGATGAGCAGGTCACGACGCTGCAGGGCCAGGTGGAGGCACATTTTGGCCGGCACCCGGCCGCTGAGATCATCGTGTCCCAGCCCGGGCTGGGACCGATCCTCGGCGCCCGGGTGCTCGCAGAGTTCGGCGACGACCCCGAACGGTACGCCTCGGCCAAAGCCCGCAAGAACTACGCCGCGACCAGCCCGATCACCATCTCCTCGGGCAAGAAGAAGGTCGCCCTGGCCCGCTACGTGCACAACGACCGGCTCATCGACGCCCTCATGACCCAGGCCTTCTCCGCGCTCAACACCTCGCCCGGAGCCCGCGCCTACTACGACAAACAACGAGCCCGCGGAGCCGAACACAACCCCGCCCTGCGCCAACTCGCCAACCGGCTCGTCGGCATCCTCCACGGCTGCCTCAAAACCAGCACCCCCTACAACGAAACAACCGCCTGGTCACAACAGGCCGAATTGCTCGCAGCTTGA